One window from the genome of Yamadazyma tenuis chromosome 7, complete sequence encodes:
- the MDM10 gene encoding Mitochondrial distribution and morphology protein 10 (COG:U; BUSCO:EOG09262TUR; EggNog:ENOG503P05I), giving the protein MYTYMEYLQKCFYKTTGWSEDNIFPNITSNSQAILDFSIPNGCKLDISSKSSDYSASSFTLSNYNVINGSLAYLYSSIPLKNTLGTKNMSLQEALSGFKIIEPKELETKSEFSAVPSDISKPSLLYGRMYFPGSALEAMVIKRISKSTQLLIKSISNPNLSKNGTMIIYLQNNTSKLSREFIYSTNEALIGFRCLYNFGQNEKTSATSAKFSGQHLPIIPKLDNSVVSIGTEIWYAAMTLSPGLSTAFRYSTRSTTTGKPLTMTIACNPILGQLSSTYTVKTSVASTFSSRYEFNLYSYASNLSLGFELYNLSKQPSPYNDTDAIVNSSMKISPNSQSITISPGMSSIDVTGPEPPIHKQTVMAVFQNLVKQSDFSSVLKFSTSLNDRMIKLLWEGRCKDFLVSAGTRISLNPNTNQPEFNKLGVSFSYAC; this is encoded by the coding sequence ATGTATACCTACATGGAATACCTTCAAAAATGTTTCTATAAGACCACTGGCTGGTCGGAGGATAACATATTCCCAAATATCACATCCAATTCTCAAGCCATCTTGGATTTTAGCATTCCCAATGGCTGTAAATTAGATATatcttccaagtcatcaGACTACTCGGCTTCCAGTTTTACGTTATCAAATTATAACGTTATAAATGGCTCATTGGCATACTTATACTCGAGCATTCCGTTAAAGAATACATTGGGAACAAAGAACATGTCCTTACAAGAGGCACTCTCTGGTTTTAAGATAATTGAACCCAAAGAACTAGAAACTAAGTCTGAATTCTCAGCAGTCCCTTCGGACATTTCCAAACCATCCTTATTATACGGCAGAATGTATTTTCCTGGTTCTGCTTTGGAAGCAATGGTCATCAAGAGGATCTCAAAGCTGACCCagcttttgatcaagtcgatAAGTAATCCTAATTTGTCCAAGAATGGAACCATGATTATTTATTTGCAGAACAACACATCCAAGCTACTGAGAGAGTTTATTTATTCCACAAATGAGGCCTTGATAGGTTTCAGGTGCTTGTATAACTTTGGCCAGAATGAGAAGACAAGCGCCACCAGTGCCAAATTCTCGGGCCAACATCTCCCCATCATCCCCAAACTCGATAATTCAGTGGTATCCATCGGAACTGAAATCTGGTACGCAGCCATGACCTTGAGTCCCGGTTTGTCTACTGCTTTTAGGTACTCAACAAGGTCAACAACCACGGGAAAGCCCTTGACCATGACCATAGCCTGTAATCCTATTCTTGGTCAACtatcttcaacttacacAGTGAAGACTTCGGTTGCATCTACCTTTAGTTCTCGGTACGAGTTTAATCTTTATTCGTACGCCAGTAACTTATCCTTGGGGTTTGAGCTTTACAATTTGTCGAAACAGCCTTCACCATACAATGACACTGATGCGATTGTCAACTCTTCTATGAAGATATCACCTAATTCCCAAAGTATCACGATTTCTCCAGGCATGAGCTCGATAGATGTCACCGGGCCTGAGCCGCCAATACATAAACAGACGGTCATGGCGGTGTTTCAGAATCTCGTAAAGCAAAGTGACTTTTCATCtgtgttgaagttttcaaccAGTCTAAATGATAGAATGATTAAATTATTATGGGAAGGAAGATGTAAGGATTTTCTAGTGAGTGCTGGAACTCGGATTTCTTTGAATCCAAACACCAACCAACCCGAGTTCAACAAGCTTGGAGTATCGTTTTCTTATGCATGCTAA